The nucleotide window tcattattattatcattattattattatcattattattatcattattattaatatcattattattatcattattattattatcattattattatcattattatcattttctaTTTGGCTACTTCCTCTTATTTTATACTCCTTATCATcctcatttttttcatcacATTTACTACTAACATTCACATGAATGCATTCGTCAACTTTCGACTTTATGTTTTTCGTACAGTTATAATTATGGCATGATATTACCTTATTATTTCTTGaacaatttttttcaaaataattgttcttattatatttaaaatttgtATGATGGAAATTGTTATATGCATATTCCTTTGTTTTACTTCTTGTGAAATATGTATTTCCATCATAACGAGCAGAGAAATATTTCCCATCATAGTCTTTGTTATTATTCACAACACAgttatttacattattcATGCTTGTATTcaatttatacattttattggaagcacatttttttaaacaaatTTTATTACCTTGATAGTTCATGTGACTATTTGGATGAGTACaaaaatttttatctaagttattttttttattattctcataaatttcatttttgttAGAACACGTTAAATGATTACCATGACTATTTATATTCGTTTCGTTCTTATCTTCATTTACAACATTATGACACACAtcactattattattattattattattattattattattactaatgttaatattgttatattcTGAAACAGTCGATATATTATTCGTTGAGccatttaataaaatttcacctgtattgttcatattaatTTCGTACATGTTTTCAAAATGGCTACTTGTGcaagaatttttttttgtattgTTCACACTTTCCTGAACACAAAAATTATCAACCgttttatttaaattttgtgatacattattatcataacaattacatttatttttgttaatgATAACATCAGAATCGTTGATTATGGGATGATGTgtcataatattatgagCGTTTTCCAAATCAGTACACAACAAATTAATAAGATgattattaatattattattattattatcagTGTAATTGTCTATATTAACATTTTCACGCGACTTCCCAcaaatattacatataatagTACCATTAATATTCTCATCATGAATACCATTTTTgttttcataataattgttATTCATATTCATCGTCCTGttatcaaaataattatttttacaattttttattgGAGCAAAACGcacattatatttatttacataaatGTTATTTTTACCTGACCAGTTCAgcttttttttattttttgatacTTTTTTAGTTATTTGATAATCGtgatttaaataatttttattgaTTTTATCAAATTGCATATTAACTGGGAGATTTTTATTATGGAAAGATttgaaattattataaatattacaactgttattattattattaatattattaatattattgttattattattattattattattagtattattatatgtactAATATGTTTTGTTATATTTCTACTTGTTATATCaccattattatatttataattacCATCAATGTGCATGGTAGCAATAGTATTATCAGATATATTTCCATCAGTACTATTTAATTTCATGTAATAATTAGAACTCcatttaacatattttccagattttttattaatataatatttttcaatattttttgatttcttatttgttttcatcatcttcatcatattttgtttcttattttttttattcttcttcatctttttatttttaccaTTATTATTCCTTGAACtgttgataaaaatattttttccgtttctttttttcaatCCATACCATATGTCACAAGGATTTTCACacatattaatttttattctggtttttttatttacgAAAACTTTTGTTGATTCATCACTAAATAAGGAGCTGTTATCATTAATGGTTTTATACGTTTCTACATTATTCGAAAAATCAAAATTTCCACTGTTACTTATTTTGGTGttgttatttttactaTTTACATTATTGTTATCATATTCCACATCgtcattatttatatggtcattactataattattattattattattattatcaatactatggttattattttcatgattattattataattaatatcATTGTCATTATCACTCATTGGATGATTCTTTTCATACATCTCATTGTTcttatcatcatttatatcattattattattattattattatttgcCCTTTCATTCATACTTTGttgtaatttatttttcttttttttctcttccttcttttcttcaattttctttttaacatatgttaaaaaattttgattatcgttatcatcatcttcaGCAGCTTCATTCCTTTTATTTAGATCGTCCAATAATTCTTTTGTTAATCTGAAAGTATCGTTGTGAGCATTGTTTTCATAGTATTTCctcttttcatttttattgtaaaaattaaatgtacgtgaatatttattaaaattatttgcACCATTATTATTGTGTGCATAATAATGAGGAAACCGATTTTTTTCACAAGGATTCCCACcacaaataatattatttgtacaggtatctttatttttctcttgattaatttttccattattatcaaaataataattatttttaatacattGTACCTTGTTATTTTGTTTgacttttttattatttttttttttattattcatatcaCGTAATGAATaacttatatttttatcattttcaataaatgaccttttttttttcttaggacttattacttttttactaattttattataataatttacaCTGCTCTGgtaaatattctttattattttaccACTGTTCTCTATCCGATTCTTATCATTATGCCATTCATTAATTTGTAGTCTTTCATTTTCTATAACTTTCACTtcatcataaatataactGAAGTTCGTATTAGTAATATTAGTTGTTGACGTTTTGTTATAAATTGTATGACTTTCGTTTTTATCCACTACCATTtctaaataaatataatgaatcTACAAACACGCATAAGGAACGCatcaaaaaagaaaaaaaaaaaaaggagaaaaataaaatattaaaaaatatataataaataattagacatacatatataatatcaagttctcccttttttttcttttttcttttttattttataattatatatatatatatatatattttttgtgccaatatttatatatgtatattatttcatattcTTACACAATTATATGATAACTAATAGGAGCTTCaatttattcataaatctttttattaccaaataataaaaaaatattataatatgtcacttcaatattaattatatattttatgtgataataaaacaataaCATATACTAATTACACgaatatgtatatatatatatatatatatatatatatagaaatatcCATTTAACTATTTCTATTGTATACAAAGAAACAAactatatttatatttttcaattttttttttttttttttacttatttggtattatttttttaataaacgtgtatatgtatgtatatatagGTACATCACAGGCATAcgtatatgtatatatatatatatatatatatatatatatatataatatattataccAACAAATTTAAAATGGTTGTCCACTTTtgtaatttattttgtatatatgtgcatatatttgtatattccttatatataatacaagTGATTCAATTCGTGCTCTTTGCTTTACCATATATACTTTCAAGGCTCTTAGTACAAAATTACActttaattaataatatatacatatatatatatatataattatataaacaaattgttcttttttttttttttttcaacaAGTTTTATTCTACTAAGATCTCTTAATATGGAAACTTGCatatctatattttattttcaattatttctcttaaaatatttgatgtaataattataattattccAAAAAATTGATCTATTTAAATATTGTAACAGATATATCTCATAGACAAAATGTCAAGTCAAAATATGtcttattaataatttatgtCCAAGAATTATGGATTCGcttattaattaaatacatataatgtGCTTTGGATATAcctataatatatattcctcNNNNNNNNNNNNNNNNNNNNNNNNNNNNNNNNNNNNNNNNNNNNNNNNNNNNNNNNNNNNNNNNNNNNNNNNNNNNNNNNNNNNNNNNNNNNNNNNNNNNTAAAATACAAtgaaatttatatttttttttatttttatatttttttgtttatttttttttttctttttctttttattattttattttatttttatatattttttttttttttgttatgAATAACCTTAATggttaaaaaaataaagatggTAGACAAGTgatcaaatatatatatattaaaataatgtggtagaaaaaaacaaaaaaataaaaaatattataaatatatattatttattttagATGAAAAAGCAcacaacatatatatatatatatatatatatatatatatatttatatatatgttataaaactaaacaaaataaagaatgcatattttttaattactGAGAATggtatattttaattttttattttacataaaaaaaatatatacgtttaaataaagaaatatatatgtatatatatatatatatatatatatatatatatatatatatatatatatatatttttttatttatatatgtataatatattataaagtaatacttttttcttctaaatattataaaatataaaaattaattgcatttttttttgcaaTAAGATAGTTTGCTTTTAAATTGTTcttataaatgtatattatttattactaCTTGTTCTCATTTGacacttttttttttatatatccaaattcaaatttttttttaataatataattatagGTATATGCTTTGTTcgtaattatatatacatataacatatatatatagagaGAACGtcatatatatctaattttatttacaaaaggaatgaataataataaaaagctacataaaagtaatatataaataaaatgaataaacatttatatatatatataatattatattaggaaataataatatcaactgtccaataatatatgtatatatatatatatatatatatatattatatatatattatatatatatttatttatttatacatttatattattgtattatatatataatcattcTCTCTTGTTAaaatatttcctttttatatatttcttgttttcatataatatatatgtaaaataNNNNNNNNNNNNNNNNNNNNNNNNNNNNNNNNNNNNNNNNNNNNNNNNNNNNNNNNNNNNNNNNNNNNNNNNNNNNNNNNNNNNNNNNNNNNNNNNNNNNtttgtttatttgttcgtacatatataaataaaaataatatatattatattatatatatatataatatattatgtttaatatatatatatgtaataataatataattaagttttatataaagaattttattcttttttaattatataaaattttttttttttttttttttttatttaccCTTTTTTAACCTTTTCATAAAATTCacatataaagaaaatattaaataatcaaaatttcgtgcatatatatattataaatcgatgaaatatatacagaaaaaaaaaaaaaaaaatgtatttatatatatatatatattattatatattataataaaataagttgtattattttaagatgccaatgaatttttatttaatatagTATTTATCCATTCagttaaaaatatgataaaatatatattatatgaaagaaataatatatatttatataatatatatattatattatatttttaaaaaaatacatcttttatattaaataattttaatattattttatatatacttttatatatttatatttatgtacCATCCATGCAtagaaattattatttattttatatataaacaaaatattatgctaaatttatattttttccatataATGTTATTATCGTTGTAGTAActaattattatatatacccccaattaatataaaacacAGGTGTgttcttttattttcaaatataatatgaatttttttgtattaccataaaaaaagaaatatatatataaaatacatgtatatatatatataatattccctatgcttatttttttttttttcttttcgGGCTATATGTATAAGTTTTATAAACGGGTTGGTCttattgaaaatataatatttctcTATTGGTAGAACAGGTAGCTAAATGTATgtattttgttattttatttcccgtaattataaaaagatcatggaaagaaaaataaaaaaagcTACCTTGTTTAATATCACAACCATATAGCCAATTTGCGAAAAANNNNNNNNNNNNNNNNNNNNNNNNNNNNNNNNNNNNNNNNNNNNNNNNNNNNNNNNNNNNNNNNNNNNNNNNNNNNNNNNNNNNNNNNNNNNNNNNNNNNNNNNNNNNNNNNNNNNNNNNNNNNNNNNNNNNNNNNNNNNNNNNNNNNNNNNNNNNNNNNNNNNNNNNNNNNNNNNNNNNNNNNNNNNNNNNNNNNNNNNNNNNNNNNNNNNNNNNNNNNNNNNNNNNNNNNNNNNNNNNNNNNNNNNNNNNNNNNNNNNNNNNNNNNNNNNNNNNNNNNNNNNNNNNNNNNNNNNNNNNNNNNNNNNNNNNNNNNNNNNNNNNNNNNNNNNNNNNNNNNNNNNNNNNNNNNNNNNNNNNNNNNNNNNNNNNNNNNNNNNNNaaaaaaaaaaaaaaaaaaaaaaaaaaaaatattatttatatataataaaatatgaacaggtcaggtaaaaataaaatatgaaaagaTCAAATCTAATATTTTATCccatatataatacatttttacaaataatgatagacatgatataaataattttctttttaagaattatattaatcctttatatatatatatatatatatatatgtgttatTATCCTTATTAAAGGAAGTGTAATATCTGAAAAAAAACcttaaagatataaatcattcgatacatttatatgtgATAACTTTATgcataatttatttttacatttcatatataatggTACATCTTTGTTAACAAAATTGTGATGacttaaaaaattttctaTTCCATAATAATTGGTCttcataaataaaaaataaactaGTCTATTgacatatgtataatattcttGAGAAATAAAAGCACCTACCATTTTAATGGCAGCATAACCGTTAGCTTCGTTTACATATCCTAACCATTCTACACAACACGTATTGATGTGTTTATTATGACTATTAATaggaaaataaatatcaaTTTTGTTTGTATACttttgttcattttgttGATCATTTTGTTGATCATTTTTTTGATCATTTTGCTgatcatttttttgttcatttttttgtttttttattatttctttttttccttCTTCATCAAA belongs to Plasmodium reichenowi strain SY57 chromosome 10, whole genome shotgun sequence and includes:
- a CDS encoding hypothetical protein (conserved Plasmodium protein, unknown function), with amino-acid sequence MVVDKNESHTIYNKTSTTNITNTNFSYIYDEVKVIENERLQINEWHNDKNRIENSGKIIKNIYQSSVNYYNKISKKVISPKKKKRSFIENDKNISYSLRDMNNKKKNNKKVKQNNKVQCIKNNYYFDNNGKINQEKNKDTCTNNIICGGNPCEKNRFPHYYAHNNNGANNFNKYSRTFNFYNKNEKRKYYENNAHNDTFRLTKELLDDLNKRNEAAEDDDNDNQNFLTYVKKKIEEKKEEKKKKNKLQQSMNERANNNNNNNNDINDDKNNEMYEKNHPMSDNDNDINYNNNHENNNHSIDNNNNNNNYSNDHINNDDVEYDNNNVNSKNNNTKISNSGNFDFSNNVETYKTINDNSSLFSDESTKVFVNKKTRIKINMCENPCDIWYGLKKRNGKNIFINSSRNNNGKNKKMKKNKKNKKQNMMKMMKTNKKSKNIEKYYINKKSGKYVKWSSNYYMKLNSTDGNISDNTIATMHIDGNYKYNNGDITSRNITKHISTYNNTNNNNNNNNNNINNINNNNNSCNIYNNFKSFHNKNLPVNMQFDKINKNYLNHDYQITKKVSKNKKKLNWSGKNNIYVNKYNVRFAPIKNCKNNYFDNRTMNMNNNYYENKNGIHDENINGTIICNICGKSRENVNIDNYTDNNNNNINNHLINLLCTDLENAHNIMTHHPIINDSDVIINKNKCNCYDNNVSQNLNKTVDNFCVQESVNNTKKNSCTSSHFENMYEINMNNTGEILLNGSTNNISTVSEYNNINISNNNNNNNNNNNSDVCHNVVNEDKNETNINSHGNHLTCSNKNEIYENNKKNNLDKNFCTHPNSHMNYQGNKICLKKCASNKMYKLNTSMNNVNNCVVNNNKDYDGKYFSARYDGNTYFTRSKTKEYAYNNFHHTNFKYNKNNYFEKNCSRNNKVISCHNYNCTKNIKSKVDECIHVNVSSKCDEKNEDDKEYKIRGSSQIENDNNDNNNDNNNNDNNNDINNNDNNNDNNNNDNNNDNNNDNNNDNKKKNKNNKNNKNKGYIITDYSKGYISYDQTNSYNNQHLNNNMKDDKIYNIEEKEKAHFDDYNYMNDQNKKYKNHYYDNVKFDLSYEIEEDKKQRKKKIWKTPFGNKSIYKNARERVQSILANRRGLEK
- a CDS encoding hypothetical protein (conserved Plasmodium protein, unknown function), yielding MEERENLRYNHENNIGTKIPLKRNKKEIDSLAYSLKKNIKSNDELHNRAYYFFSPDDILDNIIFNLSKYIPKNQHILDKTEDFDKCQSSNNFSYITSSNTDSWNDPTIFDDISFDEEGKKEIIKKQKNEQKNDQQNDQKNDQQNDQQNEQKYTNKIDIYFPINSHNKHINTCCVEWLGYVNEANGYAAIKMVGAFISQEYYTYVNRLVYFLFMKTNYYGIENFLSHHNFVNKDVPLYMKCKNKLCIKLSHINVSNDLYL